One genomic region from SAR92 clade bacterium H455 encodes:
- a CDS encoding cryptochrome/photolyase family protein, whose product MKKYHSLRLILGDQLNASHSWYRAQDDGVLYLIAELHQEASYVRHHVQKVCAFFAAIESFATALTSAGHQVKHLTLDDTSAFADLNALITALCQEHDIEQFEYQQPDEYRLAEQLKTLDLGIPISCWESEHFLLSHDELASYIKVGKHNRMESFYRKLRKRFDILMDGAEPLGERWNFDGENRNKLKDSDIQMVPQPLLFANPVSSYLERIKRHNINTLGSATEDLLWPVNRQQSLQLLTFFCEYCLPNFGRFQDAMTQHGESRWSLYHSRISFALNSKILHPMQVIDAALTRFAESDSGVDLAQVEGFIRQILGWREYVRAVYWVNMPNYGELNSFDADRDLPDYFWNGETKMACMKQAIDQSLNYAYAHHIQRLMVTGNFAMLAGIDPDQVDNWYLGIYIDAIEWVEMPNTRGMSQFADGGLIATKPYAASGSYINKMSDYCKDCHYSVKERFTEDACPFNSLYWHFMQRHSERFSKNPRTAMAYRTWDKMDAEVKQALLARADYCLSNLDQL is encoded by the coding sequence ATGAAAAAATATCACAGCCTGCGACTTATCCTCGGTGATCAACTCAATGCCAGTCACTCTTGGTATAGAGCGCAGGATGACGGCGTTCTCTACCTGATTGCCGAGCTCCACCAGGAGGCCTCCTATGTGCGCCATCATGTGCAAAAAGTCTGTGCTTTTTTTGCCGCTATTGAAAGTTTTGCCACTGCATTAACCTCCGCAGGCCATCAGGTTAAACACCTGACACTGGACGACACCTCAGCCTTTGCCGACCTCAACGCACTGATCACCGCTCTGTGCCAAGAGCATGACATCGAACAGTTTGAATATCAGCAGCCAGATGAATATCGTCTCGCGGAACAGTTAAAAACCTTAGATCTGGGCATTCCCATCAGCTGCTGGGAAAGTGAACATTTTTTACTCAGCCACGACGAGCTGGCCAGCTATATCAAGGTCGGCAAACACAATCGTATGGAGTCGTTCTATCGCAAACTGCGCAAGCGCTTTGATATTCTAATGGATGGCGCCGAGCCCCTTGGCGAGCGCTGGAATTTCGATGGCGAAAACCGCAATAAATTAAAAGACTCAGATATCCAGATGGTTCCCCAACCGCTGCTGTTTGCCAACCCAGTGAGCAGTTATTTAGAGCGCATTAAACGGCACAATATAAATACCTTGGGCAGCGCTACAGAGGATCTGCTGTGGCCGGTTAATCGCCAACAGTCGCTGCAGCTTTTAACGTTTTTCTGCGAGTACTGCCTACCGAATTTTGGCCGCTTTCAGGATGCCATGACCCAGCATGGCGAATCACGCTGGAGTCTCTACCACTCGCGTATCTCCTTTGCCCTAAACAGTAAAATACTCCATCCCATGCAGGTCATTGATGCGGCATTGACGCGCTTTGCCGAATCGGACAGCGGCGTAGATCTAGCTCAGGTGGAAGGCTTTATACGTCAGATACTGGGCTGGCGTGAATATGTCCGCGCCGTCTACTGGGTCAATATGCCTAACTATGGAGAGCTCAACAGCTTCGATGCCGATCGTGATCTGCCGGACTATTTTTGGAATGGCGAGACCAAGATGGCCTGTATGAAACAGGCCATTGATCAATCATTGAACTATGCCTATGCCCATCATATACAGCGCTTAATGGTCACCGGTAACTTCGCCATGCTGGCGGGTATAGATCCGGATCAAGTGGACAATTGGTATCTGGGCATTTATATAGATGCGATTGAATGGGTTGAGATGCCCAATACCAGAGGCATGAGTCAGTTTGCCGATGGCGGTTTGATTGCGACGAAACCCTATGCCGCCAGTGGCAGTTATATCAATAAGATGAGCGATTACTGTAAAGACTGCCATTACAGTGTAAAAGAGCGGTTCACTGAAGATGCCTGTCCGTTTAACAGCCTCTATTGGCACTTTATGCAGCGCCACAGCGAACGCTTTTCAAAAAACCCGCGCACAGCTATGGCCTACCGCACTTGGGATAAAATGGACGCAGAGGTCAAGCAGGCCCTGCTGGCGAGAGCCGATTATTGTCTGAGCAATCTGGATCAGCTCTAA